One Candidatus Ozemobacteraceae bacterium genomic window carries:
- a CDS encoding transglycosylase domain-containing protein: MKYIKYILFIAVACFLFAAICWKPAVRLLVPDAAGFVRAALAADGGAFLARDGTLLRLFTSPSGDIRLDTPLASCSPLLIDALLAAEDRSFFRHGGFDLAAICRAAWDNLLERRIVSGASTITQQVMRISRPRPRTLAAKVSELFLAARLEQQMSKREILSAYLNLAPMAGNLRGSWAGAYLLFGREPAALDLAQAATLAALPQSPSRLNPWRPEGAKRLKARRNWVLSRMAKLNLADPKTCAAAARKPLGIRPWKLPLACPHFTDWLFAETGTPTGRLTTSIDVDVQRRLENVLKSHRSRLARSGARQAAGLVIDTPTMSVLAMAGSQQWGPETGGFNNGCTARRSGGSILKPFLYALALEKGFSASSVISDTLQTFRTPQGDYLPVNADRRSYGPITVRSALGNSLNITAVKMLNALGGRTFYRLLASLGLLPPDEALADVYGLGLAIGNPELSMTSVAAAYGMLAHAGRRVALRATPGPASISFEIVSAATAWITLEMLADPSARLLTFGNPQFFSYPFPVAIKTGTSTNYRDAWLFGVTPRYIVGLWAGNFDGAPTYGLSGATACGPMAHDLLTELQSGGMSGWFRQPSSVVTAPVCGISGKRPTRFCPVRTTELFVRGSEPFEDCRFHERQGRFHELPPEYAGWLQARGISRTADPFVLAGGLELGDPLAPLPGSHPDGPGVHLRNSASGSSEIASSAIIPAPPVAATAAGILRVSRPDTDAVGWGRISIVSPHDGDRFVRSTDEDNLVRLRAIPEAPLTEVIWLVDGLETARVGPPYEAFWPMQPGAHTITVLSPGEEAAQIRITVE; encoded by the coding sequence TTGAAATATATCAAATATATTTTATTCATCGCCGTCGCATGTTTTCTTTTCGCGGCGATCTGCTGGAAACCGGCCGTGCGCCTGCTCGTTCCGGACGCCGCCGGCTTCGTCCGGGCGGCGCTGGCGGCCGACGGCGGTGCCTTTCTCGCGCGCGACGGCACCCTGCTGCGCCTGTTCACCAGCCCGTCGGGAGACATCCGGCTCGACACCCCGCTGGCGAGTTGTTCCCCGCTGCTGATCGACGCTCTGCTGGCCGCGGAGGACCGCTCGTTCTTCCGTCACGGAGGCTTCGACCTCGCGGCAATATGCCGGGCCGCATGGGACAATCTCCTCGAGCGACGCATCGTTTCGGGAGCGAGCACGATCACCCAGCAGGTGATGCGCATTTCCCGGCCGCGCCCGAGGACCCTGGCGGCGAAGGTATCCGAACTGTTTCTCGCCGCGCGCCTCGAGCAGCAGATGAGCAAGCGGGAGATCCTCTCCGCCTACCTGAACCTGGCCCCGATGGCAGGCAATCTGCGCGGCAGCTGGGCCGGCGCATACCTGCTGTTCGGCAGGGAACCGGCGGCTCTCGATCTCGCCCAAGCCGCGACGCTCGCCGCCCTACCCCAGTCTCCTTCGCGCCTCAATCCGTGGCGTCCGGAAGGCGCAAAGCGGCTGAAAGCGAGACGAAACTGGGTCCTTTCGCGCATGGCGAAGCTGAATCTCGCCGATCCGAAAACGTGCGCGGCGGCGGCCCGAAAGCCCCTCGGCATCCGTCCCTGGAAACTCCCCCTCGCCTGCCCGCATTTCACGGACTGGCTGTTCGCCGAGACCGGCACGCCGACCGGCCGCCTGACGACGTCCATCGACGTCGACGTCCAGCGCCGTCTCGAAAACGTGCTGAAATCCCACCGGAGCCGGCTGGCCCGGTCGGGCGCCCGCCAGGCGGCGGGGCTCGTCATCGACACCCCGACCATGTCGGTGCTCGCGATGGCCGGCTCTCAGCAGTGGGGCCCGGAAACGGGCGGGTTCAACAACGGCTGCACGGCCCGCCGATCGGGCGGCTCGATTCTCAAGCCATTCCTGTACGCACTCGCGCTCGAAAAAGGGTTTTCCGCCTCGTCGGTCATCTCGGACACCCTCCAGACCTTCCGGACGCCGCAGGGCGATTATCTCCCCGTCAACGCCGACCGCCGTTCGTACGGCCCCATCACCGTGCGAAGCGCCCTCGGCAACTCGCTGAACATCACCGCCGTCAAGATGCTGAACGCCCTGGGAGGCAGGACGTTTTACCGTCTGCTCGCCAGCCTCGGCCTCCTTCCGCCCGATGAAGCGCTGGCAGACGTTTACGGCCTCGGTCTCGCCATCGGGAACCCTGAACTGTCGATGACCTCCGTCGCGGCCGCCTACGGCATGCTGGCACATGCCGGCCGCCGGGTCGCGCTGCGGGCGACGCCGGGGCCGGCTTCTATATCTTTCGAAATTGTATCTGCCGCTACAGCCTGGATCACCCTCGAAATGCTCGCCGATCCATCGGCCAGGCTTCTCACGTTCGGCAATCCGCAGTTCTTCTCCTACCCCTTTCCCGTCGCCATCAAGACCGGTACGAGCACCAATTATCGCGATGCGTGGCTGTTCGGCGTCACCCCGCGGTATATCGTGGGGCTGTGGGCGGGCAACTTCGACGGCGCGCCGACCTACGGCCTTTCCGGGGCGACCGCCTGCGGCCCGATGGCGCACGATCTCCTGACGGAACTTCAGTCCGGCGGCATGAGCGGCTGGTTCCGGCAACCGTCCTCCGTCGTGACGGCCCCCGTCTGCGGCATCTCTGGGAAACGCCCGACCCGCTTCTGCCCCGTCAGAACGACCGAACTCTTCGTCCGCGGCTCGGAGCCATTCGAGGACTGCAGGTTCCACGAGCGCCAGGGCCGCTTCCACGAACTCCCCCCCGAGTATGCCGGCTGGCTCCAGGCCCGCGGCATCTCCCGGACGGCTGATCCGTTCGTGCTCGCCGGCGGCCTTGAGCTCGGAGATCCCCTCGCCCCCCTTCCGGGCAGCCACCCCGACGGCCCGGGCGTTCATCTCAGAAACTCAGCGTCCGGCTCTTCCGAGATCGCCTCTTCGGCGATAATTCCGGCGCCGCCGGTCGCCGCGACCGCCGCGGGGATCCTCCGCGTCTCCCGCCCGGATACAGACGCCGTCGGCTGGGGACGAATCAGCATCGTCTCGCCGCACGACGGCGACCGGTTCGTCCGCTCCACGGACGAGGACAACCTCGTCCGCCTGCGGGCGATTCCCGAGGCCCCCCTGACCGAAGTCATCTGGCTCGTCGACGGCCTCGAAACCGCCCGGGTCGGCCCGCCTTACGAAGCGTTCTGGCCGATGCAGCCCGGCGCTCACACGATCACCGTCCTCTCGCCCGGCGAGGAGGCCGCCCAGATCCGCATCACCGTCGAGTGA
- a CDS encoding MBL fold metallo-hydrolase, giving the protein MDYMHKYITPSVFLFIVFSCFLLPFFGGVETSAESSNEAGSPKTARARKAPLPSGWMEVAFIDVGKGDAAIVRLPDGRTCLIDTGYAKSADTLVGNLEKRGIRTLDLVVLTHRHKDHAGGYPAIAEAFPIARVVEPYDPRDPSRTLRVKPGNVLIEGKGYKLTALGPSRSHPDENEGSLVLKLEFANVSFLFAADVLAAGQEDLLRRGIDLRADVLKVPHHGTYKGGSATPFFMAVRPKYAIITCDAGEGDVPDDGVVEKLQNVGATVLRTDETGNVVFRSDGSDLLMKP; this is encoded by the coding sequence ATGGATTATATGCATAAATATATAACTCCGTCCGTTTTTCTGTTCATCGTCTTTTCGTGTTTCCTTCTTCCGTTCTTCGGCGGCGTGGAAACCAGCGCGGAGTCATCGAATGAAGCCGGATCGCCGAAAACCGCTCGCGCGCGGAAGGCGCCGCTTCCCTCCGGCTGGATGGAAGTCGCCTTCATCGATGTCGGCAAGGGCGACGCGGCCATCGTCCGGCTGCCGGACGGGAGAACGTGCCTGATCGACACGGGCTACGCAAAATCGGCCGACACGCTCGTCGGGAATCTCGAGAAACGCGGCATCCGCACGCTCGACCTGGTCGTACTCACGCATCGGCACAAAGACCACGCGGGCGGCTATCCGGCGATCGCGGAAGCGTTCCCCATCGCCAGGGTTGTCGAGCCGTATGATCCGCGCGACCCTTCTCGGACGCTCCGCGTCAAGCCCGGAAACGTCCTCATCGAAGGCAAGGGATACAAGCTCACCGCGCTCGGTCCGTCGCGGTCGCATCCCGACGAGAACGAAGGCTCTCTCGTGCTGAAGCTCGAGTTCGCCAATGTCTCTTTTCTCTTCGCAGCCGACGTACTCGCGGCCGGGCAGGAGGATCTGCTGAGGCGGGGCATCGACCTGCGCGCCGACGTTCTCAAGGTTCCCCATCACGGCACGTATAAAGGCGGGTCGGCGACTCCCTTCTTCATGGCCGTCCGGCCGAAATACGCGATCATCACCTGCGACGCGGGAGAGGGCGACGTCCCCGACGACGGCGTCGTGGAAAAGCTCCAGAATGTCGGCGCCACAGTCCTTCGGACCGACGAAACCGGGAACGTCGTGTTCCGCAGCGACGGCAGCGATCTGCTGATGAAGCCCTGA
- a CDS encoding M42 family metallopeptidase produces MARITSEPAHIVSLLQKLEEIPSPSGFTEEIARWLLETAAKNGIPGRLTNKGGVLIGCHAAPTLLVSGHVDTLGAMVTHVNGDGTLAITKIGGPLLPSFEGNYLTVCTDGGKRYRGTLLLNNPAAHVNRAAETTERKPESMHVRLDAQVRRAADVEKLGIGVGDFVCFDARFERTDTGFVKAHFLDDKAGSAVMLSTLLELGPTKLKKLPVCFFFTTYEEVGHGACAGIPAPVREMLVVDMGVVGDRVAGDEYSVSICAKDSSGPYDLGMRRKLVALARERKIPHKVDVFPFYGSDGSAALRAGHDLRVGLIGPGVSASHGCERTHETGLKATRDLLMAYLETLG; encoded by the coding sequence ATGGCTCGCATCACGAGTGAACCGGCACATATCGTTTCCCTTCTCCAGAAACTCGAGGAGATTCCCTCACCTTCTGGGTTCACCGAAGAGATCGCCCGCTGGCTCCTGGAAACCGCCGCGAAAAATGGCATTCCGGGGCGTCTGACCAATAAGGGCGGGGTTCTCATTGGCTGTCACGCGGCGCCGACCCTCCTGGTGTCGGGCCACGTGGATACGCTGGGGGCGATGGTCACCCACGTCAACGGGGACGGCACCCTCGCCATCACGAAGATCGGCGGCCCGCTCCTGCCGTCGTTCGAGGGGAACTACCTGACGGTCTGCACCGACGGCGGAAAGCGGTACCGCGGGACGCTCCTGCTGAATAACCCGGCCGCCCACGTGAATCGGGCCGCCGAGACGACCGAGCGGAAGCCCGAGAGCATGCATGTGCGGCTCGACGCTCAGGTGCGGCGAGCGGCCGACGTCGAGAAGCTCGGCATCGGGGTGGGCGACTTCGTCTGTTTCGACGCCAGGTTTGAGCGCACCGACACGGGCTTCGTGAAGGCGCACTTTCTCGACGACAAGGCCGGCTCGGCCGTCATGTTGTCGACCCTGCTCGAGCTCGGCCCGACGAAGCTGAAGAAACTGCCGGTCTGCTTCTTTTTCACGACCTACGAAGAGGTCGGTCATGGCGCCTGCGCCGGGATTCCGGCGCCGGTGCGCGAGATGCTGGTCGTCGACATGGGCGTCGTGGGCGACCGCGTCGCGGGCGACGAATACTCGGTCTCGATCTGCGCGAAGGACTCGTCGGGGCCCTACGATCTCGGCATGCGTCGCAAGCTCGTCGCGTTGGCCAGAGAACGCAAGATTCCTCACAAGGTCGACGTATTTCCGTTCTATGGCTCGGACGGTTCGGCAGCGCTTCGCGCCGGTCACGACCTGCGCGTCGGGCTGATCGGCCCTGGCGTCTCGGCCTCGCACGGCTGCGAGCGCACCCACGAAACGGGACTGAAGGCCACGCGCGACCTGCTGATGGCCTACCTCGAGACGCTCGGCTGA
- a CDS encoding PAS domain S-box protein: MSLLDMRTIVFTTLITNCICTGIVGLLWYRNRQRYDGLFFNVLDFLCQTGGLILLFTRGSTVSWVTLVVTNAIFLIGTLLGFIGLERFAGKPGRHGHNVVLIGIFAVIHAWFTAVQPDLNMRNLNLCTFWLIIGLQCSWLLIFRVEKEMRSVTLGVGLVYGALNLLNFCRIVHALAFGSVGQDWLRAGAFEEYILLFYKLILILLTYTLMLMVNKRLLIDVTLQEEKFSKAFHSSPNGVMLTRIEDGRIFEVNEGYAKMSGYLPEEMIGKTTLELNLWLSESERVAFVQKIEAKGAVHDFVVTMRRKSGELRTILLSSEKLTIHGQDSLLSTISDITFQKQAEAEREKLIRELQDALANVRTLSGLLPICSACKKIRNDTGYWEHIEEYIAKHSGADFSHGICPECAKKIYPEVFNKK, translated from the coding sequence ATGAGCCTTCTCGACATGCGAACGATCGTCTTCACGACGCTGATCACCAACTGCATCTGCACCGGGATCGTCGGCTTGCTGTGGTACCGGAACCGGCAGCGGTATGACGGCCTTTTCTTCAACGTACTGGATTTTCTCTGCCAGACCGGCGGGCTGATTCTTCTCTTCACGAGAGGCTCAACCGTCAGCTGGGTGACCCTCGTCGTGACGAATGCCATCTTTCTGATCGGAACCCTGCTCGGATTCATCGGCCTGGAACGATTCGCCGGGAAGCCGGGCCGGCATGGTCACAACGTCGTCCTGATCGGCATATTCGCGGTGATCCATGCCTGGTTTACCGCTGTTCAGCCCGATCTGAACATGAGAAATCTGAATCTCTGCACTTTCTGGCTGATCATCGGCCTTCAGTGTTCCTGGTTGCTGATATTCCGGGTGGAGAAGGAAATGAGATCCGTGACGCTGGGCGTCGGACTTGTCTACGGGGCGCTGAACCTGCTCAATTTCTGCCGGATCGTGCATGCCCTCGCGTTTGGAAGCGTTGGACAGGACTGGCTGCGCGCGGGGGCGTTTGAAGAATATATATTGTTATTCTATAAGCTCATTCTCATTCTTCTTACCTATACGCTTATGCTCATGGTGAACAAGCGGTTGCTCATCGACGTGACCCTGCAGGAAGAAAAGTTTTCCAAAGCGTTTCACTCGTCGCCCAACGGCGTCATGCTGACCAGGATCGAGGACGGCCGGATCTTCGAGGTCAACGAAGGATACGCGAAGATGAGCGGCTATCTTCCGGAGGAGATGATCGGCAAGACGACGCTGGAATTGAACCTCTGGCTGTCGGAAAGCGAGCGGGTTGCTTTCGTCCAGAAAATTGAGGCGAAGGGCGCCGTGCATGATTTCGTGGTGACGATGCGGCGAAAGTCGGGGGAGCTCCGGACGATCCTGCTTTCGTCCGAGAAATTGACGATCCATGGCCAGGACTCGCTCCTTTCGACCATCAGCGATATCACCTTCCAGAAACAGGCGGAAGCGGAGCGCGAAAAGCTGATCAGGGAACTCCAGGATGCCTTGGCGAACGTCAGGACGCTGAGCGGTCTTCTGCCGATCTGCTCCGCCTGCAAGAAAATCCGCAACGACACGGGATACTGGGAGCATATCGAAGAGTATATTGCCAAACACTCGGGTGCGGATTTCAGCCACGGCATCTGCCCCGAGTGCGCCAAAAAGATATATCCTGAAGTATTCAATAAGAAGTGA
- a CDS encoding adenylate/guanylate cyclase domain-containing protein has product MTGETASIERGPESLCLSGDTLLPEVRREINATLRPAFLAGALFGFMAGGVLAGAGHFGLVPGMMIPAVWAFICGFAVFCLYLLARRDAIPAEKPWMVVLPLVSLPTIIFVVSWALLPAGTATYLTGPPSYLYFFLVVLTGFWMQARVSILSSIFAAGQFFAAYQFARAHLQHVTGPDALFLQDLKDPLLWGFKAMMLVLTGIAVGVLSRSVRRMIGRMIEKERERAYLDRLFGQYVSPEVRDRLMSSEAVRGETRDVTVLFCDIRSFTTLCESMAPAAVVDHLNRYLDEMVGCIQAEGGVVDKFIGDAIMATFGGLTPLASPCEAAVKAALRMQQELAILRSEWTLRQLPLLRSGIGIHHGPVLLGPVGSEQRREFTVIGDVVNTASRLETLTKEHDRPIVISEAVLSRLSDEMKSRFAGLGAVQVKGRAEAVGIFGISPQAC; this is encoded by the coding sequence ATGACGGGTGAGACCGCTTCGATTGAGCGCGGCCCCGAGAGCCTGTGCCTGTCGGGCGATACCTTGCTGCCGGAGGTGCGGCGGGAGATCAATGCGACGCTGAGGCCGGCGTTTCTGGCCGGGGCGTTGTTCGGGTTCATGGCCGGGGGGGTGCTGGCGGGTGCCGGACACTTCGGTCTCGTGCCTGGCATGATGATTCCGGCGGTCTGGGCGTTCATCTGCGGCTTCGCGGTGTTCTGTCTGTATCTGCTCGCCCGGCGCGACGCCATTCCGGCGGAGAAACCCTGGATGGTCGTTCTGCCGCTGGTTTCGCTTCCGACGATCATCTTCGTCGTTTCGTGGGCCCTGCTGCCGGCCGGCACCGCCACGTATCTCACCGGGCCGCCGTCGTACCTGTACTTCTTCCTGGTCGTGCTGACCGGGTTCTGGATGCAGGCGCGAGTATCTATTCTGTCAAGTATATTTGCCGCCGGCCAGTTTTTCGCCGCCTACCAGTTCGCGCGGGCGCATCTCCAGCATGTGACCGGGCCAGACGCGCTGTTCCTGCAGGACCTGAAGGACCCTCTCCTGTGGGGGTTCAAGGCGATGATGCTCGTGCTGACCGGGATCGCCGTCGGCGTGCTGTCCAGGTCGGTGCGGCGCATGATCGGGCGGATGATCGAGAAAGAACGCGAGCGCGCCTATCTCGACCGGCTGTTCGGCCAGTATGTCAGCCCGGAAGTGCGCGACCGGCTGATGTCGTCCGAAGCCGTGCGCGGCGAGACGCGCGACGTGACCGTTCTGTTCTGCGACATCCGATCGTTCACGACCCTCTGCGAAAGCATGGCGCCGGCCGCCGTCGTCGACCACCTCAACCGGTATCTCGACGAGATGGTCGGCTGCATCCAGGCCGAGGGCGGGGTGGTCGACAAGTTCATCGGAGACGCGATCATGGCCACGTTCGGCGGTCTCACGCCGCTGGCATCTCCGTGCGAGGCGGCCGTGAAAGCGGCTCTGCGCATGCAGCAGGAACTGGCGATCCTGCGTTCCGAATGGACGCTCCGGCAGCTGCCCCTGCTCCGGTCGGGAATCGGCATCCATCACGGGCCGGTCCTGCTGGGCCCGGTCGGCAGCGAGCAGCGACGAGAGTTCACCGTCATCGGCGACGTCGTCAACACGGCGTCGCGGCTCGAGACCCTCACGAAAGAGCACGACCGGCCGATCGTCATTTCCGAAGCGGTGCTTTCGAGGCTTTCTGACGAGATGAAAAGCCGGTTCGCCGGGCTCGGAGCCGTTCAGGTGAAGGGCAGGGCTGAAGCGGTCGGGATTTTTGGCATCTCGCCGCAGGCGTGTTAG
- the thiS gene encoding sulfur carrier protein ThiS translates to MLKVNGEPLKYVKDMTVSDVIKAKKYSFPLLIVKIDGVYIPRENYDVTPVPDGAAIDIIHLISGG, encoded by the coding sequence ATGCTGAAAGTCAACGGCGAACCGCTGAAATACGTGAAAGACATGACCGTTTCGGACGTCATCAAGGCGAAGAAATACTCGTTTCCGCTGCTCATCGTGAAGATCGACGGGGTTTACATCCCGCGCGAAAACTACGACGTCACCCCCGTCCCGGACGGGGCTGCCATCGACATCATCCACCTGATCAGCGGCGGATGA
- the thiF gene encoding sulfur carrier protein ThiS adenylyltransferase ThiF, which yields MKCIVNEQNADIERGMNLKRISEAYCPGADLFVLNGYPVSGETVPEEGDSIVFVRRGIVPTPERLDALLAARHTPRVHAKLKKGSVGIAGCGGLGSTVALALARVGVGRLVLADFDIVEPTNLNRQQYFIDQLGMPKVEALKATIARVNPAVRVETWGEKLVPGTVASVFVGVDVLVEAFDRADQKAMLVDAAMKAFPDKPIVLGSGMAGWGGNDRLRTRVSGSMTVCGDETSEAVPGRGLMAPRVGIVAHMQANRVMELLLGPDEGLGPKLVTGRFDETC from the coding sequence ATGAAATGCATCGTCAATGAGCAGAATGCGGATATCGAACGCGGGATGAACCTGAAACGCATCTCCGAGGCGTATTGCCCGGGTGCGGATCTGTTCGTCTTGAACGGGTATCCTGTGAGTGGGGAGACGGTTCCCGAAGAAGGCGATTCGATCGTGTTCGTCAGGCGCGGGATCGTGCCGACGCCGGAACGGCTCGATGCGTTGCTCGCGGCGCGACATACGCCGCGGGTGCATGCGAAGCTGAAGAAGGGCTCGGTCGGCATCGCGGGCTGCGGCGGGCTGGGCTCGACGGTTGCGCTGGCGCTCGCCCGCGTGGGAGTGGGGCGGCTCGTCCTGGCGGATTTCGATATCGTCGAGCCGACCAATCTGAATAGACAGCAATATTTTATCGATCAGCTCGGCATGCCGAAAGTCGAGGCGCTCAAGGCGACGATCGCCCGGGTGAACCCGGCGGTCCGGGTCGAAACCTGGGGCGAGAAGCTCGTTCCTGGGACCGTGGCGTCCGTGTTCGTCGGCGTCGACGTGCTGGTCGAGGCGTTCGACCGGGCCGATCAGAAGGCGATGCTCGTCGATGCGGCGATGAAGGCGTTTCCCGACAAGCCGATCGTGCTGGGCTCGGGCATGGCGGGGTGGGGCGGGAACGACCGGCTGCGCACCCGCGTTTCCGGGAGCATGACCGTCTGCGGCGACGAGACGAGCGAGGCCGTCCCCGGCCGCGGGTTGATGGCCCCGCGCGTGGGCATCGTCGCGCACATGCAGGCCAATCGTGTCATGGAACTGCTGCTGGGGCCGGATGAAGGTCTCGGTCCAAAACTCGTAACGGGGAGATTCGACGAAACATGCTGA
- a CDS encoding PAS domain-containing protein, with product MQGLHRTNQELLEENTLLMRKIQELEQSEATRKLAEEALRQSEARYRTLLENIPQKIFMKDLDSRYIFINANLAGDLGVRPEDVVGKTDEDLFSPELAAKYRADDLRIIRTGQSEELIEKYLLGGQETWIRTIKSAIRDANGLVTGVCGIFSDVTERKRAEEALRKSEERYRTLLSSLEAGVVVHAPDTSIIMSNPRASELLGLTDDQMRGKTALDPAWKFVNEAGLPLPLEEYPVNRISRTKQPIHNLLMGISKGGAQEIVWIALNGFPALDGAGEIVEIVTSFIDITERKQAEEALRASEAQKNAILNGITTNIALVDKGLKILWANKAAAESVNKRPEDMVGRPCYSIWGDSVRPCANCPSLKAIQTGKSEHIIVHSPNGKIWQEGGEPVFDTEGNVVGVVEIAQDITERMVAEAALAAEKERLAVTLRSIGDGVITTDTQGNVVIMNKVAEELTGWLQSEAQGRPLSTVFRIINEGTRQPCENPAERVLATGRIIELANHTLLIARDGTERVVADSGAPIMDQNGVTIGVVLVFRDMTEKQKLLDVLQRTDKLDSLGVLAGGIAHDFNNMLAGIFGYIDLAREMTADKTVALYLEKSMAAFSRAKDLTRQLLAFSKGGSPQRKTAELGPLIRESASFALAGSKIACDYDIDENLWLADFDKSQIGQVIDNIVINAQQAMPAGGRIVISAKNCVVKERENRLLKPGKFIRLSVADTGVGIPPEHLKCIFDPFFTTKQKGHGLGLATCYAIVQKHDGCIEVESVVGKGSTFHVFLPASQQNVVTEAVQTAVSHQGRGRILIMDDEPSIREILGRFLEGMGYTILEAKDGEEALQICAEAAKNGAPVDGAFFDLTVPGGMDTKEAIVRLRKAYPEMPVYASSGYSDDPVMAVPAEYGFTDSIRKPYRKEELVAMLNRHARKDPVQK from the coding sequence ATGCAGGGGCTACACCGAACGAACCAGGAACTGCTCGAGGAAAACACCCTCCTGATGCGAAAAATTCAGGAACTGGAACAATCGGAAGCGACGCGAAAACTGGCGGAAGAGGCTTTACGACAAAGCGAAGCCAGATATCGCACCCTGCTGGAGAACATTCCGCAAAAGATTTTCATGAAGGATCTGGACTCCCGCTATATCTTTATCAACGCCAACCTGGCCGGCGATCTCGGGGTGCGGCCGGAAGACGTGGTGGGAAAAACCGACGAGGATCTGTTTTCCCCGGAGCTCGCCGCAAAGTATCGGGCTGATGATCTGAGAATCATCCGTACCGGACAATCGGAAGAATTGATCGAGAAATACCTGCTGGGCGGCCAGGAGACCTGGATACGGACGATCAAAAGTGCGATTCGGGACGCGAACGGCCTGGTAACCGGCGTGTGCGGCATTTTCTCGGATGTCACCGAGCGCAAACGGGCGGAAGAGGCGTTGCGCAAGAGCGAAGAGCGGTATCGCACCCTGTTGTCGAGTCTCGAAGCCGGAGTCGTCGTCCATGCGCCCGATACCTCGATTATCATGAGCAATCCGAGGGCATCGGAATTACTCGGATTGACCGATGACCAGATGAGAGGGAAAACGGCTCTCGATCCGGCATGGAAATTTGTGAATGAGGCGGGATTGCCCCTGCCGCTCGAAGAGTATCCCGTGAACCGCATTTCACGCACAAAACAGCCGATTCATAACCTCCTGATGGGTATTTCCAAAGGCGGCGCTCAGGAAATCGTATGGATCGCTCTCAACGGCTTTCCGGCCCTTGACGGCGCGGGTGAAATCGTCGAAATCGTCACCAGCTTCATCGACATCACCGAGCGCAAGCAGGCCGAAGAGGCTTTGCGGGCGAGCGAAGCCCAGAAAAATGCGATTCTGAACGGCATCACCACGAATATCGCCCTCGTCGACAAGGGGCTGAAGATCCTCTGGGCGAACAAGGCCGCCGCCGAGTCCGTCAACAAGCGGCCCGAGGATATGGTTGGCCGCCCGTGCTACTCGATCTGGGGCGACTCCGTCAGGCCGTGCGCCAATTGCCCTTCGCTCAAGGCGATTCAGACCGGCAAGTCGGAGCATATCATCGTGCACAGCCCGAACGGAAAGATCTGGCAGGAAGGCGGCGAGCCGGTTTTCGACACCGAAGGCAACGTCGTCGGCGTCGTCGAGATCGCGCAGGACATCACCGAACGCATGGTGGCCGAAGCGGCGCTCGCCGCCGAGAAGGAGCGTCTCGCGGTGACCCTGCGGAGCATCGGCGACGGGGTCATCACCACCGACACGCAGGGTAACGTCGTCATCATGAACAAGGTGGCGGAAGAGCTTACCGGCTGGCTTCAGAGCGAGGCCCAGGGGCGCCCGCTGTCGACGGTTTTTCGGATCATCAACGAGGGAACCCGCCAGCCGTGCGAAAACCCGGCCGAACGAGTGCTGGCGACCGGCCGGATCATCGAGCTCGCCAACCACACGCTTCTCATCGCTCGCGACGGAACTGAGCGGGTTGTCGCAGACAGTGGCGCCCCGATCATGGATCAGAACGGCGTGACCATCGGCGTGGTGCTGGTGTTCCGCGATATGACGGAAAAGCAGAAACTGCTCGACGTCCTTCAGCGCACGGACAAGCTCGACTCTCTCGGCGTGCTTGCCGGCGGCATCGCCCATGATTTCAACAATATGCTGGCCGGGATTTTCGGATACATCGATCTTGCCCGCGAGATGACGGCCGACAAGACGGTTGCCCTGTATCTCGAAAAATCGATGGCCGCCTTCAGCCGCGCCAAGGACCTCACCCGGCAGTTGCTCGCGTTTTCCAAGGGCGGTTCGCCCCAGCGCAAAACGGCCGAACTCGGGCCTCTCATCAGGGAAAGCGCCTCGTTCGCTCTCGCAGGATCCAAAATCGCCTGCGATTATGACATCGATGAAAACCTCTGGCTGGCCGATTTCGACAAGAGCCAGATCGGGCAGGTGATAGACAACATCGTGATCAATGCCCAGCAGGCCATGCCGGCGGGCGGGCGCATCGTCATATCCGCGAAGAATTGCGTCGTGAAAGAGCGTGAGAACAGGCTTCTCAAGCCCGGAAAGTTCATCAGGCTCTCCGTTGCCGATACCGGGGTCGGCATCCCGCCCGAACACCTCAAATGCATCTTCGATCCCTTCTTCACCACGAAGCAGAAGGGACATGGGCTGGGACTGGCGACCTGTTACGCCATTGTCCAGAAGCACGACGGATGTATCGAGGTGGAATCCGTGGTGGGAAAAGGATCGACGTTCCATGTGTTCCTGCCCGCCTCGCAACAGAACGTCGTTACCGAAGCGGTCCAGACCGCGGTTTCCCATCAGGGCAGGGGAAGAATACTGATCATGGATGACGAGCCCTCCATCAGGGAGATCCTCGGCCGTTTCCTCGAGGGAATGGGCTACACGATTCTCGAGGCGAAAGACGGCGAAGAAGCCCTGCAGATCTGTGCCGAGGCCGCGAAAAACGGCGCCCCCGTCGACGGGGCGTTCTTCGACCTGACCGTTCCGGGCGGAATGGACACCAAAGAGGCGATCGTCCGGCTCCGGAAAGCGTATCCCGAGATGCCGGTCTACGCCTCGAGCGGCTACTCGGACGACCCCGTCATGGCCGTGCCCGCCGAATACGGCTTCACCGACAGCATCCGCAAGCCATACCGAAAAGAAGAGCTCGTCGCCATGCTCAACCGCCACGCCCGGAAAGACCCTGTTCAAAAATAG